The following coding sequences are from one Pseudonocardia sp. EC080619-01 window:
- a CDS encoding aldehyde dehydrogenase: MSNDLANAVDRSTFFVGGDWVPPAGTERVDVLEAATGTAFGSAALAGPADVDAAVAAAGDALQGPWGATTGAERATVMRRLAAALKTRAKDTAALVSRENGMPRSLSIGANGFSPPLMLDYYAGLAEGLDADDVRSGMLARVRVRRGPVGVVAAVTPWNYPQALAAMKIAPALAAGCTVVLKAAPETALDAYVWADAAVEAGLPPGVLNIVPGGREAGAHLVAHPGVDKVAFTGSTAAGRAIGEVCGRLLRPVTLELGGKSAALLAEDADLDAFLTALPEVSLANNGQTCHACTRILAPRGRYDEIVDAITDTVRSLPVGDPLDKQTRIGPLVSAAQRDRVLGLVTAGRDAGGRVTTGGAVPAGQERGWFVEPTVFAGVDNDSAIAREEVFGPVLCVLPYDDTDDAVRIANDSEYGLGGTVWTTDLDRGQAIADRIRSGTVGINHYALDVLGPFGGVKASGLGRELGPEGLAPYVDLKSVYLTPESR; this comes from the coding sequence GTGTCGAACGATCTCGCCAACGCCGTCGATCGCAGCACCTTCTTCGTCGGCGGTGACTGGGTCCCGCCCGCGGGGACGGAGCGGGTCGACGTCCTGGAGGCCGCCACCGGTACCGCCTTCGGCAGCGCGGCCCTGGCCGGCCCGGCCGACGTCGACGCCGCCGTGGCCGCCGCGGGCGACGCCCTGCAGGGCCCCTGGGGGGCGACGACCGGCGCCGAGCGCGCGACCGTCATGCGCCGGCTGGCGGCCGCGCTGAAGACCCGCGCCAAGGACACCGCCGCGCTCGTCAGCCGCGAGAACGGGATGCCCCGCTCGCTGTCGATCGGCGCCAACGGGTTCAGCCCGCCGCTGATGCTCGACTACTACGCGGGCCTCGCCGAGGGCCTCGACGCCGACGACGTCCGCTCCGGCATGCTGGCCCGGGTGCGGGTCCGCCGTGGCCCGGTCGGCGTCGTCGCCGCGGTGACGCCGTGGAACTACCCGCAGGCGCTCGCCGCGATGAAGATCGCCCCGGCGCTCGCCGCCGGCTGCACGGTGGTGCTCAAGGCCGCCCCCGAGACCGCGCTCGACGCCTACGTCTGGGCCGACGCCGCCGTGGAGGCGGGGCTCCCGCCGGGCGTGCTGAACATCGTCCCCGGCGGCCGGGAGGCGGGGGCGCACCTCGTCGCGCACCCGGGCGTCGACAAGGTCGCCTTCACCGGGTCCACCGCGGCCGGGCGGGCGATCGGCGAGGTCTGCGGCCGGCTGCTCCGCCCCGTCACCCTCGAGCTCGGCGGCAAGTCGGCCGCCCTGCTCGCCGAGGACGCCGACCTCGACGCGTTCCTCACCGCGCTGCCCGAGGTCTCGCTGGCCAACAACGGCCAGACCTGCCACGCGTGCACCCGCATCCTCGCGCCGCGCGGCCGCTACGACGAGATCGTCGACGCGATCACCGACACCGTCCGGTCCCTGCCGGTCGGTGACCCCCTCGACAAGCAGACCCGGATCGGCCCGCTGGTCAGCGCGGCGCAGCGGGACCGGGTACTCGGCCTGGTCACCGCGGGCCGGGACGCGGGGGGCCGGGTGACCACCGGCGGCGCCGTCCCGGCGGGGCAGGAGCGGGGCTGGTTCGTCGAGCCCACCGTGTTCGCCGGCGTCGACAACGACAGCGCGATCGCCCGCGAGGAGGTCTTCGGCCCCGTGCTGTGCGTCCTGCCCTACGACGACACCGACGACGCGGTCCGGATCGCCAACGACTCGGAGTACGGACTCGGCGGCACCGTGTGGACCACCGACCTCGACCGGGGGCAGGCGATCGCCGACCGGATCCGGTCCGGCACCGTCGGCATCAACCACTACGCGCTCGACGTCCTCGGGCCGTTCGGCGGGGTCAAGGCCAGCGGCCTCGGCCGCGAGCTCGGGCCGGAGGGCCTCGCCCCCTACGTCGACCTCAAGTCCGTCTACCTGACCCCGGAGTCCCGATGA